A single Pristis pectinata isolate sPriPec2 chromosome 6, sPriPec2.1.pri, whole genome shotgun sequence DNA region contains:
- the LOC127571232 gene encoding serine/threonine-protein kinase WNK4-like isoform X3, whose translation MLKTWASPPTGAVSRCAELGTGKIEFEKIITEELRAVPLHYCPELVEACADLINEEWKRSKASRIHSLQKSSNSFPLCLVLKKILNDVGNTNNENKSLLVGHSRLSRVVGKSTGLFVETVIVAKEFRGKGYGRKLMEATEAYAKHRGFKTLYLTTHDKQDFYSHLGYVLTEPVQNAGSMTSFMNMEFLEKLSPPSVSPPINSHSLPPPCPPWPSPQVPSLAPGSAPAQKHRLNLPSPSHPFTSSQSNASVTFPSSLIASSSQSGQLQSSTSCSSATSPSNKHVPIPPPPPLPPPLPGAQPAPPSLITPQLHGHTHPCNSSSPSPTLPISQTSQLHSLSALQLSSPPADSVAMLPTPPPLPGTSETLTKLSQFPCHSPESFKENRKATQTLLETPYRCIKGLPVFWMKKDI comes from the coding sequence TTTGAGAAGATCATAACTGAAGAGTTGAGAGCAGTTCCTTTGCACTACTGTCCAGAGCTAGTGGAGGCCTGTGCAGACCTCATTAATGAAGAATGGAAGAGGAGCAAGGCATCTCGGATTCATTCACTCCAGAAATCCTCCAATAGTTTCCCACTTTGTCTTGTGTTGAAAAAGATTCTAAATGATGTTGGAAACACgaacaatgaaaacaaaagcCTATTGGTGGGCCACAGCAGGCTCTCTCGTGTAGTTGGTAAATCAACTGGTTTGTTCGTGGAGACCGTCATTGTTGCTAAGGAATTTCGGGGCAAGGGTTACGGCAGAAAGTTAATGGAAGCCACTGAAGCCTATGCTAAGCACCGAGGGTTCAAAACTCTGTATCTCACCACTCACGATAAGCAAGACTTTTATTCCCACTTGGGTTATGTACTAACTGAACCAGTGCAGAATGCAGGTTCTATGACCTCATTCATGAACATGGAATTCCTTGAAAAGCTGTCTCCTCCATCAGTTTCACCACCAATTAATTCTCATTCGCTCCCACCCCCTTGTCCACCTTGGCCATCTCCACAAGTGCCATCCCTTGCTCCTGGTTCTGCACCTGCTCAGAAACACAGACTGAATCTTCCTTCACCATCTCATCCCTTCACATCTTCCCAATCTAATGCATCAGTGACTTTTCCATCATCTCTtattgcatcctcttcacagtcTGGGCAGCTTCAGTCTTCCACGTCCTGTTCCTCAGCCACTTCCCCGTCAAACAAGCATGTTCctattcctcccccacctccactcccGCCACCATTACCGGGTGCACAACCAGCTCCTCCCTCCCTAATTACGCCACAGTTACACGGACACACCCATCCTTGCAACTCATCCTCTCCATCACCCACTCTCCCCATTTCACAGACGTCCCAGTTGCATTCTCTTTCAGCTCTTCAACTTTCCTCACCACCTGCTGATTCGGTGGCTATGcttcccacaccaccaccctTGCCTGGTACTTCTGAAACTTTAACGAAGTTATCCCAGTTTCCTTGTCATTCACCCGAATCTTTCAAAGAGAACAGGAAAGCTACACAAACTCTGTTGGAGACCCCTTACCGATGCATTAAAGGCCTTCCTGTCTTCTGGATGAAAAAAGACATATAA